The following coding sequences lie in one bacterium genomic window:
- a CDS encoding AAA family ATPase: MDKDIRVLNEKVKKESVFIEELRREVGKVIVGQHELIDGLLIGLLADGHVLLEGVPGLAKTLTIKTLSDVIDARFQRLQFTPDLLPADLIGTMIYNPKGEGFSVKKGPIFSNLVLADEINRAPAKVQSAMLEAMQERQVTIGDKTFPLEAPFLVLATQNPIEQQGTYPLPEAQVDRFLLKLKIGYPTREEEKEILRRMTMGAKPTAVKKISVKDILKARKLVEQIYVDEKIQNYIVDLVFATREPEQAGLKDLKDLIAYGASPRATISLTMAAKAYAFLSGRGFITPEDVKTVGADVLRHRIIVTYEAEAEQLTSEDIVKSIFDGVEVP, encoded by the coding sequence ATGGACAAGGATATTCGTGTGTTAAATGAGAAGGTAAAAAAAGAGAGTGTGTTTATCGAAGAATTACGCCGGGAAGTCGGTAAGGTGATTGTTGGACAGCATGAATTGATTGATGGCTTGCTCATCGGTTTGTTGGCTGACGGACATGTTTTGCTGGAAGGTGTTCCCGGTTTGGCCAAAACCCTGACGATTAAAACACTGTCGGATGTCATTGATGCCCGATTTCAACGGCTTCAATTTACTCCGGACCTGCTTCCGGCGGATTTGATCGGTACGATGATTTATAATCCCAAAGGGGAAGGCTTTAGCGTGAAAAAGGGGCCGATTTTTTCCAACTTGGTTCTGGCGGATGAAATTAATCGCGCACCCGCCAAAGTACAAAGCGCCATGCTCGAAGCAATGCAGGAGCGGCAGGTAACCATCGGCGATAAAACATTTCCTTTGGAAGCTCCGTTTTTAGTTTTGGCCACCCAAAACCCCATTGAACAGCAGGGGACCTATCCTCTGCCGGAGGCCCAAGTTGACCGCTTTTTGTTAAAACTAAAAATTGGTTACCCGACGCGTGAAGAAGAAAAAGAGATCCTCAGGCGTATGACAATGGGCGCTAAGCCTACAGCAGTGAAAAAAATAAGTGTCAAAGATATTCTCAAAGCACGCAAGCTGGTGGAACAGATTTATGTAGATGAAAAAATACAAAATTATATTGTTGATTTAGTGTTTGCCACCCGGGAACCGGAACAGGCCGGGCTCAAGGACTTAAAAGACTTGATTGCTTATGGGGCTTCGCCGCGCGCCACTATCAGTTTAACCATGGCAGCCAAGGCATACGCTTTTCTTTCCGGCCGCGGGTTTATCACGCCGGAGGATGTAAAAACAGTCGGGGCGGATGTTTTGCGTCACCGTATTATTGTTACTTATGAGGCGGAGGCCGAGCAGTTGACCTCCGAGGATATTGTGAAAAGTATTTTTGATGGGGTGGAAGTGCCGTAG
- a CDS encoding DUF58 domain-containing protein encodes MLPKEIIAKIRRLEIRTGRIVNEIFAGQYESVFKGRGMEFDEVREYLPGDDIRSIDWNVTARTGHPHIKKFVEERELNIMLLVDASASQRFGTQACTKADMTAEIAAVLSYTAIKNNDRIGAILFTDRVEKFIPPAKGSTHLSRILRDVLYAKPEGKKTDLTPALEYLNEIIKRRCIVFVLSDFHAQGYEKALAITNRRHDVIAVEIRDPREMTMPAVPYVAMEDAEQGTSRLVPTGSQAFRDAYQLFCEQEQKVRQAMFKKIKVDSIELQTNQSYIEPLVKFFRMRARRFH; translated from the coding sequence ATGTTACCCAAAGAAATTATTGCCAAAATCAGGCGTCTGGAAATTCGCACCGGCAGGATCGTCAACGAAATTTTTGCCGGTCAATATGAAAGTGTGTTCAAGGGGCGCGGGATGGAATTTGACGAGGTGAGAGAATATTTGCCCGGCGATGACATTCGCTCGATTGACTGGAATGTCACCGCCCGGACCGGCCATCCTCATATCAAGAAATTTGTTGAGGAGCGTGAACTGAATATTATGCTGTTGGTGGATGCATCCGCTTCCCAGCGGTTTGGGACGCAAGCTTGTACCAAGGCGGATATGACTGCGGAGATTGCCGCGGTACTCAGTTATACGGCTATTAAAAACAATGACCGCATTGGTGCGATTCTTTTTACGGATCGGGTGGAAAAGTTTATTCCGCCGGCCAAAGGCAGCACCCATTTGTCGCGTATTTTACGGGATGTGCTTTATGCCAAACCGGAGGGCAAAAAAACAGATTTGACACCGGCATTGGAATATCTCAATGAAATTATTAAGCGCCGTTGTATTGTATTTGTTTTGTCCGATTTTCATGCGCAGGGGTATGAGAAAGCACTTGCGATCACCAACCGGCGGCATGATGTTATTGCGGTGGAAATTCGCGATCCGCGCGAGATGACCATGCCGGCGGTTCCGTATGTGGCCATGGAGGACGCAGAACAGGGCACCAGTCGGTTGGTGCCGACCGGCTCGCAGGCTTTTCGGGATGCCTATCAGTTGTTTTGTGAGCAGGAACAAAAAGTCCGGCAGGCAATGTTTAAAAAAATCAAGGTGGACAGCATTGAGCTGCAGACGAACCAGTCGTATATTGAACCGCTTGTGAAGTTTTTCCGGATGCGTGCGCGCCGGTTTCATTAA
- a CDS encoding VWA domain-containing protein: MRFANPWWFLLLVPVIGLGVLFWFRTRKPGGLRFPQLAGINKILPQKIVGSNEMLYGMVAAGMVLMTVAMARPQFGTTTEQISGKGVDVVVCLDTSGSMQSVDFKPQNRLGAAKEVAKIFIENRKRDRLGLVVFGGVAMTICPLTTDKRALLNLIDQVAIDMTGVDGTAVGMALATAAERLRESKAASKIIILLTDGRNNMGAIDPVTAAKAAAALGVKVYAIGAGSPQGGMMPVKDSFGRVRYQRVRNDLDETTLRKIAAATGGIYFRAKDQKGLESIFEKINRMEISDYKIVEFTNYRDVYFWWLALGLMLIGSAFVLQHTVFRQIP; the protein is encoded by the coding sequence ATGAGGTTTGCCAATCCCTGGTGGTTTCTTTTATTGGTTCCGGTTATCGGACTGGGTGTACTCTTCTGGTTTCGTACACGCAAACCGGGCGGACTGCGATTTCCGCAATTGGCAGGCATCAATAAAATTCTCCCGCAAAAAATAGTTGGCAGCAATGAGATGCTGTATGGGATGGTGGCAGCCGGCATGGTTCTGATGACCGTGGCCATGGCACGTCCTCAATTCGGCACCACGACCGAGCAGATCTCCGGCAAGGGTGTGGATGTGGTCGTTTGTTTGGATACTTCCGGGTCCATGCAATCGGTTGATTTCAAACCGCAAAATCGTCTGGGTGCGGCCAAAGAAGTTGCCAAGATTTTTATTGAGAATCGCAAGCGGGACCGGCTCGGGTTGGTGGTGTTTGGCGGTGTTGCGATGACCATTTGTCCGCTTACCACAGATAAGCGCGCCCTGCTCAACCTGATCGATCAGGTGGCTATTGATATGACCGGCGTGGATGGGACAGCGGTTGGCATGGCACTGGCGACGGCGGCTGAGCGGTTACGTGAATCCAAAGCAGCCAGCAAGATTATTATTTTACTCACCGACGGGAGAAATAATATGGGGGCGATTGATCCGGTGACCGCAGCCAAGGCAGCGGCTGCGCTGGGGGTCAAAGTGTATGCCATCGGCGCAGGGTCACCGCAAGGCGGCATGATGCCGGTCAAAGATTCCTTTGGAAGAGTACGGTATCAACGGGTTCGGAATGATTTGGATGAGACCACCCTGCGCAAGATTGCAGCGGCTACCGGCGGGATCTATTTCCGCGCCAAGGATCAAAAAGGGCTGGAAAGTATTTTTGAGAAAATTAATCGTATGGAAATCAGTGACTATAAAATTGTGGAATTCACAAACTATCGTGATGTCTATTTTTGGTGGCTGGCACTGGGATTGATGTTGATCGGGAGTGCCTTTGTTTTACAGCATACAGTGTTTAGGCAAATACCTTAA
- a CDS encoding VWA domain-containing protein produces the protein MQLTYPYLFYGTLALGLPLLIGLGLWAGWQRQRDLKAFGDLELVNRLTGNLSNPKRRVRFLMILTGIFLSSLALSGPQYGTKMVEVKRQGVDVIVALDVSRSMLAEDVQPNRLKRAQQELTALVDSLNGDRVGVVAFAGSAQIACPLTTDYAAVKMFLNYLTPDTIVRSGTNLSTAIRAAIQTFPEGSEGFRVLVLLTDGEDHDSDVLEAAREAKAVGIRILGIGFGNPAGEPIPIRDAGGTIRNYVKDDKGQTVVSKLDEATLKEITALTAGAYLTAYQGSIEAEKIAAIIGKMQKREISGGQFGAFENRFQFVLLPALLFLIVAYWLPQRRGAWLFFILMMLFFGQSAWAGPAAEDNNQGNRKYHKGDYEAALEAYRDAQIKNPDEPVVEYNLGNVLNRLERHEDAENSYQRALKSRDKKVRAKTLYNLGNNFFSQQKYKEAVEHYKAALKLKPRDEDTIYNLSQAMAFLKNPPPRQKKQKSQDEDKEKAEQKKDGQARPSQADPEKQGQQDKQHPGDDKEKSEDAKLDKKGEAKPDNEKADATPQKDVRDAPKPGEMSRQEAENLLNAVREAEKEAQKERMKQLKRQPATKGRQDW, from the coding sequence ATGCAACTAACCTATCCTTACCTGTTTTACGGCACGCTCGCACTGGGATTGCCGCTGTTGATCGGGCTGGGTCTTTGGGCCGGCTGGCAGCGGCAGCGTGATTTGAAAGCTTTTGGTGATCTGGAATTGGTCAACCGGCTTACCGGCAATCTCAGCAATCCGAAAAGACGCGTGCGTTTTTTGATGATCCTTACGGGGATTTTTCTCAGCAGCCTGGCACTTTCCGGACCGCAGTATGGTACGAAAATGGTGGAAGTGAAGCGTCAGGGGGTGGATGTTATCGTCGCCCTGGATGTCTCCCGCTCCATGCTGGCCGAAGATGTTCAGCCCAACCGGCTGAAACGGGCGCAGCAGGAGTTGACCGCGTTGGTGGACAGTCTCAACGGTGACCGCGTCGGCGTGGTGGCCTTTGCCGGTTCTGCGCAAATCGCGTGTCCTTTGACCACGGATTATGCAGCCGTAAAAATGTTTTTAAATTATCTGACACCCGATACCATTGTGCGTTCGGGAACAAATTTGAGTACAGCGATTCGGGCTGCGATTCAGACATTTCCTGAAGGCAGTGAGGGATTTCGCGTTTTGGTGCTTTTAACCGATGGCGAGGACCATGATTCTGATGTTTTAGAAGCGGCCCGGGAAGCCAAGGCTGTCGGTATCCGGATATTGGGGATAGGATTCGGCAACCCGGCCGGGGAACCGATTCCCATTCGTGATGCCGGGGGTACGATCAGGAACTATGTCAAGGATGATAAAGGACAGACCGTTGTTTCTAAATTAGACGAGGCAACGCTCAAGGAGATCACCGCTTTAACCGCCGGGGCCTATTTGACCGCCTATCAAGGAAGTATTGAAGCGGAGAAGATTGCCGCGATTATCGGGAAAATGCAAAAACGTGAAATATCCGGCGGACAGTTCGGCGCGTTTGAGAACCGTTTTCAGTTTGTACTGCTGCCGGCACTGTTGTTTTTAATCGTGGCATACTGGCTTCCCCAACGGCGCGGTGCGTGGCTGTTTTTTATCCTGATGATGTTGTTTTTCGGGCAATCCGCCTGGGCGGGACCGGCGGCGGAGGACAACAACCAGGGCAATCGTAAGTATCACAAGGGCGACTATGAAGCGGCGCTGGAAGCTTACCGGGATGCGCAAATAAAGAATCCGGATGAACCGGTTGTGGAGTATAATCTTGGCAATGTGCTCAACCGGTTGGAACGGCATGAGGATGCGGAAAATTCTTATCAACGGGCTTTAAAAAGCCGGGACAAAAAAGTACGCGCGAAGACATTGTATAATTTAGGTAACAATTTTTTTTCGCAGCAAAAGTATAAGGAAGCTGTCGAACACTATAAAGCGGCGCTCAAACTCAAACCGCGTGATGAGGATACAATTTATAATTTGTCACAGGCCATGGCATTTTTGAAAAATCCGCCTCCCCGGCAAAAAAAACAAAAATCACAGGACGAGGATAAGGAGAAGGCGGAACAAAAAAAAGACGGTCAAGCCCGGCCGTCTCAAGCAGACCCGGAAAAGCAGGGGCAACAGGACAAGCAACACCCTGGGGATGACAAAGAAAAATCTGAGGATGCCAAGCTGGATAAAAAAGGCGAGGCCAAACCTGACAATGAAAAAGCAGATGCAACCCCGCAAAAGGATGTGCGGGATGCACCCAAGCCCGGTGAGATGTCGCGCCAGGAGGCTGAAAATCTCTTGAATGCGGTGAGAGAAGCGGAAAAAGAGGCACAGAAGGAACGCATGAAGCAATTGAAACGGCAACCGGCAACCAAAGGCAGGCAGGATTGGTAA
- a CDS encoding BatD family protein — translation MQIRKIILGIMISLLPTGYLFAADIKVTAEVSPRQAVVGKQLRFVVIVEGKANIKANPELPDLSDFRVFGGSRSSNFSFVNGEVSSSLTFTYVLIPNKPGKQVIGPVKVHYKGQIYASPPVTVIIFNPNQNRPAQSQPAPQGQSVMPQSTAPQSINRRTQEPVFITTEVNKKRACVNEPIILKFKYFRRIPVLSQPQYTAPALSGFWKEDLPPQREYAVRVNGQEYFVTELRVILYPTTSGKLTIGPARLQVAIQGASRQSRDPFNSFFGSGLFSRGQQVSLTSEPISIQVDPVPVEGKPSDYSGTVGKWSMSAKLDRKQAKVGEALTLEVRIFGEGNVKSVGQPKLPDLPGFKVYETVSSSEVQKKEDTIRGVKIYRTLLRPQVTGKLSIPPIHFSYFNHGRKKYERISVPKMELNVLAGETQAENSGMTQTEEPAVDLGVKIISKDIRYLKTNLPLKPGQAVLPGWFWVLGFLVPPILLVLLRFWQQHQARLAADPRYARKIIADKSAQKALNQARHARKQKDAKLFYTVLAQAVSSYLADRMGVSRSGITQREMIQKLHSRGAGKSLTDELVKLFDETDFARFAPGQADPEAMAMLEKRAEDLLLRFKPILSKEAKQ, via the coding sequence ATGCAAATTCGAAAAATTATTTTGGGCATCATGATCAGCCTGCTGCCAACCGGATATCTCTTTGCAGCGGATATTAAAGTCACGGCAGAGGTCAGTCCGCGACAGGCTGTGGTCGGAAAGCAGCTGCGTTTTGTTGTGATTGTAGAAGGCAAAGCCAACATCAAAGCAAATCCGGAACTCCCGGATTTAAGCGACTTCCGTGTTTTCGGTGGAAGCCGGTCGTCGAATTTTTCATTCGTGAATGGAGAGGTTTCCTCGTCGTTAACCTTTACCTATGTGCTTATTCCCAATAAACCGGGCAAGCAGGTTATTGGACCGGTGAAAGTACACTACAAGGGACAGATTTATGCCTCGCCGCCGGTTACGGTGATTATTTTTAATCCCAATCAAAATAGACCGGCCCAATCGCAACCGGCACCCCAAGGCCAATCTGTGATGCCGCAATCAACCGCACCCCAGTCAATCAACCGCCGGACCCAGGAACCGGTTTTTATCACCACGGAGGTGAATAAAAAGCGTGCATGTGTCAATGAACCGATTATTCTCAAGTTTAAATATTTCCGGCGCATCCCGGTGCTTTCCCAGCCGCAGTATACGGCGCCGGCTCTCAGTGGTTTTTGGAAAGAAGATCTGCCGCCCCAGCGGGAATACGCAGTACGGGTGAATGGACAGGAATATTTTGTCACGGAACTGCGGGTGATTTTATATCCCACCACCTCAGGGAAGTTGACCATTGGTCCTGCCCGGCTTCAGGTCGCAATTCAGGGTGCTTCCCGCCAGAGCAGGGATCCTTTTAACAGTTTTTTTGGCAGCGGTTTGTTTTCGCGCGGGCAGCAGGTCAGCCTTACTTCTGAACCGATTAGCATTCAGGTTGATCCGGTTCCGGTGGAAGGAAAACCCAGTGATTATTCCGGGACAGTTGGCAAGTGGTCCATGTCTGCCAAACTTGACCGCAAGCAAGCCAAGGTGGGTGAGGCATTGACCCTGGAAGTGCGGATTTTTGGTGAGGGCAATGTCAAATCCGTGGGGCAGCCTAAATTGCCCGATCTTCCGGGGTTTAAAGTCTATGAGACCGTGTCTTCTTCAGAAGTACAAAAAAAAGAGGATACGATTCGGGGTGTGAAAATTTACCGGACACTCCTCAGGCCGCAAGTGACGGGAAAATTATCCATTCCACCGATTCATTTTAGTTATTTTAATCATGGGCGTAAAAAATACGAGCGCATCAGCGTTCCGAAAATGGAATTGAATGTTCTGGCGGGCGAGACCCAGGCTGAGAATTCCGGCATGACCCAGACCGAAGAACCTGCTGTGGATTTAGGTGTGAAAATTATTTCTAAGGATATTCGTTATTTAAAGACAAATCTGCCTTTAAAACCGGGTCAGGCGGTTTTACCCGGCTGGTTCTGGGTCTTGGGGTTCCTTGTTCCGCCAATTTTACTTGTTCTGCTCCGTTTTTGGCAGCAGCATCAGGCCCGGCTGGCGGCAGATCCGCGTTATGCCCGGAAAATTATTGCGGATAAAAGTGCGCAAAAAGCACTGAATCAGGCTCGGCATGCGCGGAAACAAAAAGATGCCAAACTATTTTATACAGTATTGGCACAAGCTGTCTCCAGTTATTTGGCGGATCGGATGGGGGTCTCCCGGTCCGGTATTACGCAGCGTGAAATGATTCAGAAGCTGCATAGCCGGGGGGCAGGGAAATCGTTGACAGACGAATTAGTGAAGTTGTTTGATGAAACTGATTTTGCACGATTTGCACCCGGGCAAGCGGACCCGGAAGCCATGGCGATGTTGGAAAAGAGAGCGGAGGATTTATTGCTCCGGTTCAAACCCATTTTGTCAAAGGAGGCCAAACAATGA
- a CDS encoding tetratricopeptide repeat protein, producing MKRVFVIGLLLAAVLSWVPVHAVESVFEQKSVQAREAYDQGDYAQALAYYRELQLKGLASAELYYNLGNTAFKLGKLGQAIAYYRWALRRDPSDADIFYNLEYARQQVKRPGDKAGPISRWLLKVFNRFSGQTITLGAWGAYVLFCVCLGGIILTNRKKYFWQWAASIVSALFLILAVWAAVRITVERQVRWGVVVNNQVEARNGPGKEYQVGFIVPEGREVRILGQDKEWQAIGLSPEGFKGWIQRTEVWEDR from the coding sequence ATGAAGCGGGTTTTTGTGATTGGCCTGCTGTTGGCGGCAGTGCTGAGTTGGGTTCCGGTCCACGCAGTGGAGAGTGTCTTTGAGCAAAAGAGCGTTCAGGCCCGGGAGGCGTATGATCAGGGGGATTATGCCCAGGCATTGGCGTATTACCGGGAATTGCAGTTAAAAGGGTTGGCCAGTGCTGAGCTTTACTATAATCTGGGGAACACAGCGTTTAAACTGGGAAAGCTTGGACAGGCCATAGCTTACTACCGTTGGGCGCTGCGAAGAGATCCGAGTGATGCGGATATTTTTTATAATTTGGAATATGCCAGACAGCAGGTGAAGCGGCCCGGGGATAAAGCAGGACCGATTAGTCGCTGGCTTTTAAAGGTTTTTAATCGTTTTTCCGGACAAACCATCACCTTGGGCGCATGGGGGGCATATGTTCTTTTTTGCGTCTGTTTGGGCGGCATCATCCTGACGAACCGGAAAAAATACTTTTGGCAGTGGGCTGCCAGTATTGTTAGTGCGTTATTTTTAATTTTAGCGGTATGGGCAGCTGTCCGGATCACAGTTGAGCGCCAGGTGCGCTGGGGCGTGGTTGTGAACAATCAGGTTGAGGCCAGAAATGGTCCGGGCAAGGAGTATCAAGTTGGATTTATTGTTCCGGAAGGGCGTGAGGTTAGAATATTAGGGCAGGACAAAGAGTGGCAGGCTATCGGACTCTCGCCGGAAGGGTTTAAAGGTTGGATTCAACGTACAGAAGTATGGGAAGACCGGTAA
- a CDS encoding transposase, translated as MNNYTKEFKQEAVKLVVERGRPAIEVARELGIKGGTLYNWVEKFKKHGQTAFPGKGYMMPQDEKVRQLEKELKEVAMERDILILIYQSPLFNYFDTGGFLVQFVFCLTHLKGICLNFFKLFRIQMMLPLTGLPILLYVESNL; from the coding sequence ATGAACAATTATACCAAAGAATTTAAGCAAGAGGCCGTAAAGTTGGTTGTTGAAAGAGGTCGGCCGGCGATAGAAGTAGCCCGAGAATTGGGTATTAAAGGAGGCACACTGTATAACTGGGTGGAAAAATTCAAGAAACATGGTCAGACAGCGTTTCCTGGTAAAGGATATATGATGCCTCAGGACGAAAAGGTGCGTCAGCTGGAAAAAGAACTGAAAGAAGTGGCCATGGAGCGTGATATATTAATTTTAATATATCAATCTCCTCTTTTTAACTACTTTGATACCGGCGGTTTTTTAGTTCAGTTCGTATTCTGTTTGACTCATTTAAAAGGAATTTGTTTGAATTTTTTTAAGTTATTCCGTATTCAGATGATGCTGCCTCTTACCGGTCTTCCCATACTTCTGTACGTTGAATCCAACCTTTAA
- a CDS encoding T9SS type A sorting domain-containing protein has protein sequence MAYPNPARDQMNFMFRVMEDCDVKVEIYNMNGEKIAEIEEFKTASDNAVVTWNCSDVAAGIYLVKTSVGDKVLEIKKIGILK, from the coding sequence ATGGCATATCCCAATCCAGCCAGAGATCAGATGAACTTCATGTTTCGGGTAATGGAAGATTGTGATGTGAAGGTTGAGATATATAATATGAATGGTGAAAAAATCGCTGAGATTGAGGAATTCAAGACCGCTTCAGACAATGCGGTTGTGACCTGGAACTGTTCGGATGTGGCAGCAGGGATTTATTTGGTGAAAACGAGTGTGGGAGATAAGGTGCTGGAGATAAAGAAGATTGGGATATTGAAGTAA
- a CDS encoding outer membrane lipoprotein carrier protein LolA, with amino-acid sequence MKLEIKHFTYFFILMGLMLAGTQSVYAGNLSTQEILDHLKAHQEKIQSIEADFTMIVFGIGGMNLEHIGHYSYAAPDHVLMTYTKPTQQVIKTENGKSYMSIANGPFQEIPVSSQTADMNADLFQNAFLAQFYLEIDTATPPEKGYLYKVIGYHKNKDGGIATSETVRNPKAVEIIYDSNRGLVTQMNFTGAGPMPPMEVKTVYEQKDGCWVPKSVFTRVITPAGAIASVVQLENKRITRIKENYTN; translated from the coding sequence GTGAAATTGGAAATCAAACATTTTACGTATTTTTTCATTCTGATGGGATTGATGCTGGCAGGTACACAATCCGTTTATGCAGGCAACCTATCCACCCAAGAGATTTTGGATCATCTCAAGGCACATCAGGAAAAAATTCAAAGTATCGAAGCGGATTTTACAATGATCGTGTTTGGCATCGGCGGGATGAACCTTGAACATATAGGTCATTACAGCTATGCAGCACCGGATCATGTCCTCATGACCTATACAAAACCAACCCAGCAAGTCATCAAGACGGAAAATGGAAAATCATATATGTCCATCGCCAACGGACCATTTCAAGAAATACCAGTTTCCAGCCAAACAGCGGATATGAATGCCGATCTTTTTCAAAATGCCTTTCTTGCGCAATTTTACCTGGAAATTGACACGGCCACACCGCCTGAAAAGGGCTATTTATACAAGGTGATCGGTTACCACAAAAACAAAGACGGCGGGATAGCGACCAGTGAAACCGTCCGCAATCCAAAGGCCGTAGAAATCATTTATGACAGCAACCGGGGATTGGTCACACAGATGAATTTTACCGGTGCCGGTCCCATGCCGCCCATGGAGGTCAAAACAGTCTATGAGCAAAAGGACGGATGCTGGGTGCCCAAAAGCGTGTTCACGCGGGTGATCACGCCGGCGGGTGCGATCGCGAGTGTGGTTCAATTAGAGAATAAAAGAATTACACGGATAAAAGAGAATTACACGAATTAA